The region TTCAGCCGCTGGTGGCCCTCCCAGTGGTCGCTGCTGAGCAAGACCGACGGATCGTCGGCGGTCGCGGGCAAGTTCGCCGTCACCGCTCTCCCCGGACTCACCGGGCCGGGAGTCTCCAGCCTCGGCGGCCACAACGTGGCGATCTCCTCCTACGGCAGGAACAAGGCCACCGCGCTGGACTTCATCAAGTTCCGGGCCAGTGAGCAGCAGCAGCGCAACTACCTGGCGCAGGGAGCCATGGCCCCCACCATCGCCTCGCTCTACGAGGATCCGGCGCTGCGCGAGCGCTACCCGTACCTGCCGGTGCTCAAGGAGTCGATCGCCGGGGCCGAGCCGAGGCCCCGCGTCGTCAAGTACGGCGAGGTGACCCAGGCGATCCAGGACGAGGTCTACGACGCGCTGACGGGCACCAAGACTTCCGGGCAGGCGCTGGCAGATCTGCAGAACCGGCTCGAGGGACTGATCAAGCTGTGACTCACGAAGTGATCGGCCGGCACCGCGACGAGGCGGATCCGGCTGCGAGGGATGGCACGACGATGACGACCGGTACCGCCACCCGCACCTCGGGCGGCGTGCGGCGGCAGGACGGCAGGCGGCGGGAACGGCGCGAACGCACGCTCACGGCCGCGACGACGCGGCTGGCGGGCATCCTGCTCTCGCCCACGCTGCTGGTCCTCGGCCTGGTGGTGTTCTACCCGCTGCTTTCGGCGCTGCGCCAGTCCTTCTTCACCGAGAACGACGAGCTCGACGCCGAGGGCTTCGTCGTCGAAGGCGAGAAGTTCAACGGGCTCGGCCACTACTTCGACGCCATCGCGGGTGAGGGTGCGCCGAGGTTCTGGAACGCGGTGTGGAACACGACGATGTTCACAACCACCACGGTCGTGCTGGAAGTGGTCCTGGGTATGGCGATGGCGCTGGTCATGCACCGCGCCTTCCGGGGACGGGCGCTGGTACGCGCCAGCATCCTGGTTCCCTGGGCGATCCCGACCGCGGTGTCCGGCCTGCTCTGGCGGTGGATCTTCGCGCCGGACGGGATTGCCAACGAGGTTCTGGGCCAGCAGGTCGTCTGGAGCGCCGACGGACCGCAGGCGCAGCTCGCGGTGATCATCGCCGAGGTGTGGAAGACCGCGCCGTTCGTCGGGCTGCTGACCTTGGCGGGGCTGCAGGTGATCCCCGGCGAGGTCTACGAGGCCGCCGTGGTGGACGGAGCGGGCGGCTGGCGCCGGTTCCTGCACATCACGCTGCCGCTGGTGAAACCGGCACTGCTGGTCGCGGTGCTGTTCCGGGTGCTGGACGCGCTGCGCATGTTCGACCTGCCCTTCGTCCTGGTAGGACAGCAGAAGCAGTCGGTGGAGACGCTGTCGATGCTCGCCTGGCAGGAGGCGACCAACGTCCGCTACGGCGCGGCCGCGGCCTACGCCACGATCATGTTCCTCTACGTCGCGCTGGTGGCCTTCGCCCTCGTCCGGCTGCTGGGCACCGACGTCGTCGGGGAGGCGCGCTCGCAGCTGCGCTCCCGGCGGGTCCGCTCCCGCGAGGCGGTGGTCGCATGAGCGCGCCGCGGCCCGACCGCAGGCACTCGCGGAGTGCCGCGTGGAAGCGCTGGCTGCCCACCGCGGGCATCGCCGCCATCGTGATCTACTGCCTGGCCCCCTTCTACTGGATGGTGGTCACCGCGTTTCGGCGGCCGTCGGACCAGTTCGACAACTTCCCGGTGCCGCGCGTCTGGTCGTTCGAGAGCTTCCTCGCGGTGTTCGAGCCCGGCACCGGCTTCGGGCGCGCACTGCTCAACAGCCTCGTCGTGGCCGGATGCACAACGCTGCTGACACTGGTCGTCGGGGTCTCGGCGGCCTACGCGCTGGCACGGCTGGAGTTCCGCGGGAAGTCGCTGGTTCTGGCCCTGATCATCGCGTGCAGCATGTTCCCCGGCATCTCGCTGGTGGTCCCGCTGCTCGGGCTGTTCACCGAACTGGGCTGGATCAACAGCTACCAGTCGATGATCGCGCCGAGCATGTCCTTCGCGCTGCCACTGGCGGTGTGGAACCTGACGACGTTCTTCCGGCAGATGCCGGTGGAGCTCGAGCAGGCGGCCATGATCGACGGCTGCACACCGGCGCAGGCGTTCCGCAGGGTCATCGTGCCGCTGGCCGCTCCGGGCGTGTTCACCACCGCCATCCTCACCTTCATCATGTCCTGGAACGAGTTCATCATCGCGCTGTCGGTGGTCAACGAGCAGGACATGCAGACGGTCACCGTCGCGATCTCCAAGTTCACCGGCGCGCAGGGTTTCGAGCAGCCCTTCGGCACCCAGATGGCCGCCGGCGTCGTGGTCACCGTCCCGCTCGTGGTCGCAGTGCTCCTCTTCCAGCGCCGAATCGTCGCGGGCCTCACCGCGGGCGGCGTCAAGTAACCGGCCGGCAATTCCCGCAGCAGAGGGAGAAACTCGAATGCAGCAGCCCCAGACCGTTCCCACCGGCGAGGCCACCGCGCCGTGGTGGCGCGACGCGGTGATCTACCAGGTCTACATCCGCAGCTTCGCCGACGGCGACGGCGACGGGATGGGCGACATCGCGGGCATCCGGTCCCGGTTGCCGTACCTGCGCGATCTCGGCGTCGACGCGATCTGGATCAACCCGTGGTACGTCTCGCCCCAGGCCGACGCGGGCTACGACGTCGCCGACTTCCGCGACATCGACCCCCGCTTCGGCACCCTGGCCGACGCCGAGCGGCTCATCGAGGAGGCCCACCGGCACGGCATCCGGGTCATCCCCGACATCGTCCCCAACCACACCTCCGACCAGCACGAGTGGTTCCGGGCGGCGCTGGCCGCGGGCCCCGGCAGCCCCGAGCGGCAGCGCTACGTCTTCCGCCCCGGTCGCGGACCCGGCGGTGAGCAGCCGCCGAACAACTGGATCTCCAACTTCGGCGGGCCCGCGTGGACGCGGGTGGCCGAGCCCGACGGCAGCCCCGGCGAGTGGTACCTGCACCTGTTCGCCCCGCAGCAGCCGGACCTGAACTGGGCGAATCCGCAGGTGCGCGAGGAGTTCGAGTCGATCCTGCGGTTCTGGTTCGACCGCGGCGTCGACGGGTTCCGCATCGACGTGGCGCACGGGCTGGTCAAGGACCCCGAGCTGCCGGACGCGCTGGCCCCGCAGGGCTCCGGCTACGTCTACCCCGACGGCGAGCACCCGCACTGGGACCGCGACGAGGTGCACGAGATCTACCGCGGCTGGCGGCGCATCGCCGACTCCTATCCCGGAGAACGCAAGTTCGTCGCCGAGGCGTGGACCGACACCCCGCACCGGCTGGCCCACTACGTGCGCGAGGGCGGCCTGCACACCGCCTTCAACTTCGACTTCCTGCAATGCCCCTGGGACGCCGCCCGGCTGCGCGAAGTCGTCGACCGCACGACCGCCACCCTGGGCGGCGTCGGCGCCCCCGCGACCTGGGTGCTGTCCAATCACGACGTCGTCCGCCACGTCACGCGCTACGGGCGTCCGCCGGTGGACTGGCGACCCGGGATGCTCTTCCGGCCGCACGGGTCGCTCGACCTGGAGCTCGGCACGCGGCGGGCGCGGGCGGCCGCGCTGCTGATGCTCTCGTTGCCCGGTGGCGCCTACGTCTACCAGGGCGAGGAGCTCGGGCTGCCGGAAGTCGAGGACCTGCCCGAGGAACTGCTGCAGGACCCGACGTGGGAGCGGTCCGGGCGCACCGAGCGGGGCCGGGACGGTTGCCGGGTGCCGATCCCGTGGTCGGGCCTGCGTCCGCCGTTCGGTTTCAGCGCGGACGGCGGTCCGGCGCAGCCGTGGCTTCCGCAGCCGGAGTCGTGGAAGGACCTCACCGCACAGGCCCAGCAGGGCGACCCGAACTCAATGCTCGAGCTCTACCGCTCGGCGCTGCGCATCCGCCGCGAGCACCCCGCTCTCGGCGAGGGCGACCTGCACTGGGAGGACACCGGAGAAGGGGTGCTGTCGTTCCGGCGGACGCCCGGATTCCGCTGCGTCACCAACGTCTCCGGCCAACCCGCGCAGTTGCCGCCGCACAACGGTGTCCTGCTCGCCAGCGGAGCGCTGGACGACGGGCTGCTGCCGCCGGACACCACGGTCTGGCTCCAGGTCTGACAGCCCCACCGGACAACGATCGAGGAGGTCGGAGAACATGGCGACCGTCGCCTACGAAGAGGTGACGCGGCACTACGGTGGCGCGGACCGTCCCGCCGTGGACGGGCTCGACCTGGAGATCGCCGACGGCGAGTTCCTGGTGCTGGTGGGCCCGTCCGGATGCGGCAAGTCCACCAGCCTGCGAATGCTGGCCGGTCTGGAGGAGGTCGACTCCGGCGCGGTCCGCATCGGCGACCGCGACGTCACCGGACTGTCCCCGAAGGACCGCGACATCGCGATGGTGTTCCAGAACTACGCGCTCTACCCGCACATGACCGTGTCCCAGAACATGGGTTTCGCGCTGAAGATCGCCGGAACGCCCGAGCACGAGATCCGGCGCCGGGTCGCCGACGCCGCCGAGCTGCTGGACCTCAGCGGCTACCTGGACCGCAAGCCCAGGGCGCTCTCCGGCGGCCAGCGGCAGCGGGTCGCGATGGGACGCGCCATCGTGCGGGAACCGCGGGTGTTCCTGATGGACGAGCCGCTGTCCAACCTGGACGCCAAGCTGCGGGTGTCCACCCGCACGCAGATCGCCGCGCTGCAACGGCGTTTGGGCGTCACCACGGTCTACGTCACCCACGACCAGGTGGAGGCCATGACCATGGGCGACCGGGTGGCGGTGCTGGACGGGGGCGTGCTCCAGCAGTGCGCTCCCCCGCGCGAGCTGTACGAGCGCCCGGCCAACGCGTTCGTGGCGGGATTCGTCGGCTCCCCCGGCATGAACCTCCTCCGCTGCGCGCTGACCGATGTGGGCGCTCGCCTCGGCGACGTCGAGGTGCCGCTGCCCAGGGCGACCCGGACCGCCGCGGCCGGTGATGGCGAGGTCGTCATCGGCTTCCGGCCCGAAGCGGTCCGCCCCGGGACGGTGGACGACGGGTTCGAGGTGGCGGTCGACCTCGTCGAGCAGCTCGGCCCGGACGCCTACGTGCACTGCACCACCGCCCACGAGCCCACCGGGATCATCGCGCGCGCGGACCCCGGCGACGCACCGGAGAAGGGCCGCAAGATCCGGCTGCACGTCCAGCCCGAGCACGTCCACGCGTTCTCCGCGTCCACCGGGGAACGGCTGCCCGCCTGATCGTCCGGTGCGGGCGGGCACCCGCCCGCACCGGATCAGCCGGCCGCGCTGAAGTGGCGCCGCAGCGAGTCGTGCGCGCCGTCGAGGTGCTCGCGCATGCACCGCACGGCCGCCTCGGCCTCGCCGTCGCGCAGCGCGTCCAGCACCGCGCGGTGCTCGGTGGCGATGCGCTCGCGGCCCAGCGTCAGGCGCGTCTGGACCATGCAGAGGTGGATCTCGCCCTGGATCGTCCGGTAGAGCCTGCTGAGCCGGGGGCTGCCGATCGCGTCGACCAGGATCTGGTGGAACCGCAGGTCGGCCTCGACGAACGTGCTGTGCGACGCCGACGGCCGCAGGCGGTCGAGGTCGGCCACCGCGCGCTCGGCCTCCTCCAGCACGCCGCCGTCCACCCCGGTCAGCCCCCGCACGACCTCCAGCTCCAGCGGGGTGCGCACGAGGAAGAGGTCGTTGATGTCGCCGATCCCCAGCCGCGGCACGGTCGCGGGCTTGTTGGCCTCGCGCTGCAGCAGTCCCTGGTAGACCAACGTGGAGATCGCGCTCTTGGCGGTGGGTCGCGAGACGCCGTACTCGGCGGCGACCTCGTTCTCGGCCAGCGTGGTGCCCGCCTGGATCTGGCCGTCCAGGACCCGGTCGCGCAGGGAGGCCACCAGGGCGTCCACGACCGAGACCGTGGACAGCGTGGTGAACGCCCGCCGCGCCATCGTGCCTCCTTATCGATCCACCGCCATCGTCGCACAACTGTTGACATCCCGGCGTTGACAGGCCCGCGTCGGTGTCCCATTGTCTGACAACGATACGTGAGCCAAGCCACTCGGGTCAGCGACGACGGGAGGGCCGATGCAGGTCTACGAGCAGAACTACGCCCCGTTCTGGGATTCCCTCGGATGGAGCGCGCTGTTCGCGGCATTACCCCTCCTGACGCTGTTCGCGCTGCTCGGCGGCCTGCGGTGGAAGGCGTGGAAGGCTTCCCTGGTCGCGCTCGCGGTGTCGCTGGCGGTCGCGCTCGCCGTCTACGGCATGCCGCTCGGGCAGGCCGTGCTGGCCGGCACCGAGGGGGCGGCGTTCGGCTTCATGCCGATCCTGTGGATCGTGCTCAACGCCATCTGGATCTACAAGCTCACCGAGCTGACCGGGTGGGACGACGTGCTGCGCCGAGCCTTCGGCACGCTCTCCGGCGACCAGCGCGTCCAGGCGGTGATCATCGCGTTCTGCTTCGGTGCGCTGCTGGAGGCGCTGGCCGGCTTCGGCACCCCGGTCGCGGTGTCGGCGGCCATGCTGATCGCCCTCGGCCTCCAGCCGATCAAGGCCGCCGGCGTCGCCCTGGTGGCCAACACCGCACCGGTCGCCTTCGGCGCGATCGGCGTGCCGATCACGACCCTCGGCGAGATCACGGGCCTGGACCCGGCGGAGGTGGGTGCGGTGGTCGGCCGCCAGACGCCGGTGCTGGCCGCCGTCGTACCGCTGGTCCTGGTGTTCATGGTCGACGGGCGCCGCGGCCTGCGCCAGACCTGGCCCGTCGCGCTCGCGACCGGCGTGGCCTTCGGCGTCGCCCAGTTCGTGAGCGCGAACTACATCTCCTACCAGATCGCCGACATCATCGCCGCCTTCGCGGGCGCGCTCGCCGCGATCGTGGTGCTGCGGGTGTGGCAGCCGCAGAAGCACACCGCGCTGGTCTCCTCCGGCGGGGGCGGGGACGCGGCCGCCGGCGAGCCGGCGGCCGAGCGCCCCTCGCGGGGCTCGGCCCTGCTGTCCTTCGCGCCTTACCTGATCGTGGTCGTGCTGTTCGCCATCACGACTTCCGGGCCGGTGTCGGACTGGCTGGCCGACCACGCGACCTGGAAGTGGCAGTGGCCGGGCCTGCACGTGGTGGACAGCGCAGGAGAAGCCCTGTCGGCTACCGCCTTCAAGTTCGAGCTGCTCAACGGCGGGACCGTCCTGCTGCTCGTCGGTGTGCTCACCGCGGTGCTCTACCGCGTCGGCCCGATGCGGGCGCTGCGCGCGTACGGGGCGACTTTCGCGCAGTTCCGCTGGACGATCCTCACCGTGATGGCCGTGCTCGCGCTGGCCTACGTCATGAACTTCTCCGGGCAGACCATCACCCTCGGACTCTTCCTGGCCCAGGCGGGCAGCGTGTTCGCGCTGCTGTCGCCGGTGGTCGGCTGGCTCGGCGTGGCCGTCACCGGATCCGACACCTCGTCGAACTCGCTGTTCGGCCTGCTCCAGCTCACCGCCGCGCAGCAGACGGGGCTCTCGGCGCAGCTGCTGGCCGCGGGGAACAGCTCCGGCGGCGTGCTCGGCAAGATGGTCTCGCCGCAGAACCTGGCGATCGCCGCGGCCGTGGTGGGGATCGAGGGCCGCGAAGGCGAGCTGTTCCGCCGGGTCGTCGGCTGGAGCCTGGGCCTGCTCGTCCTGATCTGCCTGCTCGTCTACCTGCAGTCCACGCCGGTCCTGGGTTGGATGGTGAGCTGATGGCGCTGCCGAAGAAGGACGCCGACGCGCTGGCGTCCATCGTCGGGGCCGAGCACGTGCGCGTCGAGCCGGGAGAGCTGGCGCCCTACGCGCGCGACGCCACGCCGCTGTTCCACGCCGAACCCGACGCTGTCGTCTTCCCCGCCACGACGGCGGAAGTCGCCGAGGTGCTCGAGCTCGCGACCGAGCGCGGCATCCCGGTGACACCGCGCGGTGCCGGGACCAACCTCTGCGCCGCCACCGTCGCCGAGCGCGGCGGCATCGTGCTCGTGCTCACCCGCCTGAACCGGATCCTGGAGATCAGCCGGGAAGAACTGCTGGCGCGCGTCGAGCCGGGTGTGACCACCGCCCGGCTCGCCGACGCGGCGGGCGCGCGAGGTCTGCTCTACGCCCCCGACCCGGGCAGCCGCACCGCGTCCACAGTGGGCGGCAACGTCGCGACCTGCGCCGGCGGCCTGCGCGGGCTGAAGTACGGCGTCACCCGCAACTACGTCCTCGGCCTCACCGCCGTGCTGCCGACCGGCGAGGTCGTCCGCACCGGAGGACGGCTGTGGAAGGACGTGGCGGGCTACGACCTGACCCGCCTGCTCACCGGATCGGAAGGCACGCTCGCGGTGATCACCGAGGTCACCGTGGCGCTGCTGCCCGCCCCGGCGGGCAGCGGGACCGGAGTGGCCTACTTCGACTCGCTCGCCGACGCCTGCCGGGCCGTCACCGCCGTCATCTCGGCGGGTCTGGTGCCCGCGACGCTGGAGTTCCTCGACCAGAAGTGCGTTGCCGCCGTGGAGGAGTTCGCCGCGCTCGGCCTGCGCACGGACGCGGGAGCGCTGCTGCTGTTCGGTGACGACGGCACCGACGACGTGGTGGCGGGCAACCTGGCGCGGATGGCCGAGGTATGCACGTCGGCAGGTGCGCTGGAGGTGACGCTGGCCGAGGACGTCGCGCGGTCCGAGGCCCTGCTGGCTGCCCGCCGCTGCTCGCTGCCCGCGCTGTCGCGGCTGAACTCGCTGACCATCCTGGAGGACGCGACCGTGCCCCGGCCGAAGCTGGCCGAGATGGTCGACCGCATCGACGCGATCGCGGCCCGCCACGAGCTGATGATCGCGACCTTCGGCCACGCCGGGGACGGAAACCTGCACCCGACCTGCGTGCTGGACCCCGACGACGCCGGTGCCGTCGACCGCGCGCACAAGGCGTTCGCCGAGATCTTCGCCGCCGCGGTGGAGCTGGGCGGCACCATCACCGGCGAGCACGGCGTCGGCGCCGCGAAGCTGCCCTACCTCGCCGACCGCATCGGTCCCGAGCAAGTGGCGCTGCTGCGGCGGATCAAGAGCGCGTTCGACCCCGCCCGCATCCTCAACCCCGGAAAGCTGGGATCTTGACTACTCCCCGCCGTGAAGGGCGGGAATTCCCTTCCGGCTCGCGCCGGAATGTTCCTGCTTCTCAGCCGACTGCCCGTCCGGGAGGTCTCCCGTTGAGGTCTTACACCGGCTCCACAGGCCGATACCGCCAGCCCGGCGGCCGGAATGTTCTTCGCGGCGTTGACGTCCCGGTCGTGGGCCGTGTTGCAGCCGGAGCACGTCCACGTGCGGACGTTGAGCGTGCCGTTACGGAGCATGTTGCGCACCTGAAGGTCTTCGATCACGACCGTTTGGTTCTCGCGCACGAGTCGAGTGGTGACCTTGTGCAGGTGGTCCCGGCGCCGGTCGGTGATCCGCGCATGGCCCC is a window of Saccharopolyspora erythraea NRRL 2338 DNA encoding:
- a CDS encoding glycoside hydrolase family 13 protein; protein product: MQQPQTVPTGEATAPWWRDAVIYQVYIRSFADGDGDGMGDIAGIRSRLPYLRDLGVDAIWINPWYVSPQADAGYDVADFRDIDPRFGTLADAERLIEEAHRHGIRVIPDIVPNHTSDQHEWFRAALAAGPGSPERQRYVFRPGRGPGGEQPPNNWISNFGGPAWTRVAEPDGSPGEWYLHLFAPQQPDLNWANPQVREEFESILRFWFDRGVDGFRIDVAHGLVKDPELPDALAPQGSGYVYPDGEHPHWDRDEVHEIYRGWRRIADSYPGERKFVAEAWTDTPHRLAHYVREGGLHTAFNFDFLQCPWDAARLREVVDRTTATLGGVGAPATWVLSNHDVVRHVTRYGRPPVDWRPGMLFRPHGSLDLELGTRRARAAALLMLSLPGGAYVYQGEELGLPEVEDLPEELLQDPTWERSGRTERGRDGCRVPIPWSGLRPPFGFSADGGPAQPWLPQPESWKDLTAQAQQGDPNSMLELYRSALRIRREHPALGEGDLHWEDTGEGVLSFRRTPGFRCVTNVSGQPAQLPPHNGVLLASGALDDGLLPPDTTVWLQV
- a CDS encoding FAD-binding oxidoreductase; the protein is MALPKKDADALASIVGAEHVRVEPGELAPYARDATPLFHAEPDAVVFPATTAEVAEVLELATERGIPVTPRGAGTNLCAATVAERGGIVLVLTRLNRILEISREELLARVEPGVTTARLADAAGARGLLYAPDPGSRTASTVGGNVATCAGGLRGLKYGVTRNYVLGLTAVLPTGEVVRTGGRLWKDVAGYDLTRLLTGSEGTLAVITEVTVALLPAPAGSGTGVAYFDSLADACRAVTAVISAGLVPATLEFLDQKCVAAVEEFAALGLRTDAGALLLFGDDGTDDVVAGNLARMAEVCTSAGALEVTLAEDVARSEALLAARRCSLPALSRLNSLTILEDATVPRPKLAEMVDRIDAIAARHELMIATFGHAGDGNLHPTCVLDPDDAGAVDRAHKAFAEIFAAAVELGGTITGEHGVGAAKLPYLADRIGPEQVALLRRIKSAFDPARILNPGKLGS
- a CDS encoding GntR family transcriptional regulator, with amino-acid sequence MARRAFTTLSTVSVVDALVASLRDRVLDGQIQAGTTLAENEVAAEYGVSRPTAKSAISTLVYQGLLQREANKPATVPRLGIGDINDLFLVRTPLELEVVRGLTGVDGGVLEEAERAVADLDRLRPSASHSTFVEADLRFHQILVDAIGSPRLSRLYRTIQGEIHLCMVQTRLTLGRERIATEHRAVLDALRDGEAEAAVRCMREHLDGAHDSLRRHFSAAG
- a CDS encoding L-lactate permease, coding for MQVYEQNYAPFWDSLGWSALFAALPLLTLFALLGGLRWKAWKASLVALAVSLAVALAVYGMPLGQAVLAGTEGAAFGFMPILWIVLNAIWIYKLTELTGWDDVLRRAFGTLSGDQRVQAVIIAFCFGALLEALAGFGTPVAVSAAMLIALGLQPIKAAGVALVANTAPVAFGAIGVPITTLGEITGLDPAEVGAVVGRQTPVLAAVVPLVLVFMVDGRRGLRQTWPVALATGVAFGVAQFVSANYISYQIADIIAAFAGALAAIVVLRVWQPQKHTALVSSGGGGDAAAGEPAAERPSRGSALLSFAPYLIVVVLFAITTSGPVSDWLADHATWKWQWPGLHVVDSAGEALSATAFKFELLNGGTVLLLVGVLTAVLYRVGPMRALRAYGATFAQFRWTILTVMAVLALAYVMNFSGQTITLGLFLAQAGSVFALLSPVVGWLGVAVTGSDTSSNSLFGLLQLTAAQQTGLSAQLLAAGNSSGGVLGKMVSPQNLAIAAAVVGIEGREGELFRRVVGWSLGLLVLICLLVYLQSTPVLGWMVS
- a CDS encoding RNA-guided endonuclease InsQ/TnpB family protein translates to MLRTFGCVRKLYNLALDARTRAWFTEQRRVNYTETSAMLTAWKKTDEWSRPLPEGAEPSTVTVSRDAADRWFVSLLVETSVEQHDLSDTAVGVDAGISSLATLSTGGKITNPKHENRDRTRLAKARRELARKQKGSNNRDKARRKVARGHARITDRRRDHLHKVTTRLVRENQTVVIEDLQVRNMLRNGTLNVRTWTCSGCNTAHDRDVNAAKNIPAAGLAVSACGAGVRPQRETSRTGSRLRSRNIPARAGREFPPFTAGSSQDPSFPGLRMRAGSNALLIRRSSATCSGPMRSAR
- a CDS encoding carbohydrate ABC transporter permease — its product is MTTGTATRTSGGVRRQDGRRRERRERTLTAATTRLAGILLSPTLLVLGLVVFYPLLSALRQSFFTENDELDAEGFVVEGEKFNGLGHYFDAIAGEGAPRFWNAVWNTTMFTTTTVVLEVVLGMAMALVMHRAFRGRALVRASILVPWAIPTAVSGLLWRWIFAPDGIANEVLGQQVVWSADGPQAQLAVIIAEVWKTAPFVGLLTLAGLQVIPGEVYEAAVVDGAGGWRRFLHITLPLVKPALLVAVLFRVLDALRMFDLPFVLVGQQKQSVETLSMLAWQEATNVRYGAAAAYATIMFLYVALVAFALVRLLGTDVVGEARSQLRSRRVRSREAVVA
- a CDS encoding carbohydrate ABC transporter permease, translating into MSAPRPDRRHSRSAAWKRWLPTAGIAAIVIYCLAPFYWMVVTAFRRPSDQFDNFPVPRVWSFESFLAVFEPGTGFGRALLNSLVVAGCTTLLTLVVGVSAAYALARLEFRGKSLVLALIIACSMFPGISLVVPLLGLFTELGWINSYQSMIAPSMSFALPLAVWNLTTFFRQMPVELEQAAMIDGCTPAQAFRRVIVPLAAPGVFTTAILTFIMSWNEFIIALSVVNEQDMQTVTVAISKFTGAQGFEQPFGTQMAAGVVVTVPLVVAVLLFQRRIVAGLTAGGVK
- a CDS encoding ABC transporter ATP-binding protein; this encodes MATVAYEEVTRHYGGADRPAVDGLDLEIADGEFLVLVGPSGCGKSTSLRMLAGLEEVDSGAVRIGDRDVTGLSPKDRDIAMVFQNYALYPHMTVSQNMGFALKIAGTPEHEIRRRVADAAELLDLSGYLDRKPRALSGGQRQRVAMGRAIVREPRVFLMDEPLSNLDAKLRVSTRTQIAALQRRLGVTTVYVTHDQVEAMTMGDRVAVLDGGVLQQCAPPRELYERPANAFVAGFVGSPGMNLLRCALTDVGARLGDVEVPLPRATRTAAAGDGEVVIGFRPEAVRPGTVDDGFEVAVDLVEQLGPDAYVHCTTAHEPTGIIARADPGDAPEKGRKIRLHVQPEHVHAFSASTGERLPA